One window of Jannaschia sp. CCS1 genomic DNA carries:
- a CDS encoding response regulator transcription factor produces the protein MRFLLVEDNAELADSVVQRLGLDGHAVDHAGTLAEAEDCLAVAEYDLILLDVMLPDGDGRDRLATWRGRLETPVIVLTARSQISDRVGALDQGADDYLTKPFDFSELEARCRAVLRRRGGAAKNEVTLGDAVFDPTAGTLRAGEQVVDLRNREIRLLEVFARNPGHILSKSQLMDRLFSHDADVTENAIEVYVGRLRRKLDEVGVKIETVRGAGYRISR, from the coding sequence ATGCGATTTCTGTTGGTCGAAGATAATGCGGAACTAGCGGATTCAGTCGTGCAGCGGCTGGGGCTGGACGGCCACGCCGTCGACCACGCAGGCACGCTGGCCGAGGCGGAGGATTGCCTGGCCGTCGCCGAATACGACCTGATCCTGCTGGACGTGATGCTGCCCGACGGCGACGGGCGCGACAGGCTGGCCACCTGGCGGGGGCGCTTGGAGACGCCGGTGATCGTGCTGACCGCGCGCAGCCAGATCAGTGACCGGGTGGGCGCGCTGGATCAGGGCGCCGATGACTACCTGACCAAGCCGTTTGATTTCAGCGAGTTGGAGGCGCGGTGCCGCGCGGTCCTGCGCCGTCGCGGCGGCGCTGCGAAGAATGAGGTTACTCTTGGCGACGCAGTCTTTGACCCCACCGCAGGGACCCTGCGCGCGGGCGAACAGGTCGTGGACCTGCGCAACCGGGAGATCCGGCTGTTGGAGGTCTTCGCGCGCAACCCCGGCCATATCCTGTCCAAATCCCAGCTGATGGATCGGCTGTTTTCCCATGACGCAGACGTCACCGAGAATGCGATTGAGGTCTATGTCGGGCGTTTGCGGCGCAAGCTGGACGAGGTCGGCGTGAAGATCGAAACGGTGCGCGGGGCGGGCTACCGGATCAGCCGATGA
- a CDS encoding sensor histidine kinase, producing MSVQPGWPIARKLTMFLAGIVALLALVSWGMVTSFAREAAGRTQDNVLAASATSIAETLRSEGGEVRLELPYAAFSMLGAISEDRVFYRVATGDEVLTGYADLDGPDVAPGEVRFATLSYRDAPVRVVSVMRVILSDGEAVPITVTLAQTRDGVQGIAAGLSRQAAVLSVVVFLLAVGLSAYAVRRSLQPLNTMAQNVATRGPSDLRPLRRRGPPELMPLVGALNRLMERLGGSIKRSEDFIAEAAHRVRTPLAIVRTQAEIALHSVEEEAQKQTLRRVIRAVDDSSRSASQLLDHAMVSFRADDLTRERVDLAGLAQGVADALRPTAEMKDIDIAMDLDRAAVEGDAILLQNALRNVLDNAIKYSPAETVVHVDVAAQDGEALVRVSDQGAGFGDGPAAHLAERFTRGDKVEGIVGSGLGLTIADEALRAHGGRLELGCSDEGSGACVRLILPAA from the coding sequence ATGAGCGTTCAACCGGGCTGGCCCATCGCGCGGAAACTAACGATGTTTCTGGCAGGGATCGTGGCGCTTCTGGCGTTGGTCAGCTGGGGGATGGTGACGTCGTTCGCACGGGAAGCGGCGGGGCGGACGCAGGACAACGTTCTTGCGGCCTCGGCCACATCTATCGCCGAAACGCTACGGTCGGAGGGGGGAGAGGTGCGGCTGGAACTGCCCTATGCGGCCTTCTCCATGCTCGGCGCGATCAGCGAGGACAGGGTGTTCTACCGCGTGGCGACGGGCGATGAGGTGCTGACCGGCTACGCGGATCTGGACGGGCCGGACGTGGCCCCGGGAGAGGTCCGGTTTGCGACGCTCAGCTACCGCGACGCCCCGGTACGTGTCGTCTCTGTCATGCGGGTGATCTTGTCCGACGGGGAAGCGGTGCCCATCACGGTCACGCTGGCGCAAACCCGTGACGGCGTGCAGGGGATCGCGGCGGGGCTGTCGCGGCAGGCGGCGGTTCTGTCAGTCGTCGTGTTCCTGCTGGCCGTGGGCCTGTCGGCCTATGCGGTCCGGCGGTCCCTGCAACCGCTCAACACCATGGCCCAGAACGTGGCCACGCGCGGGCCATCCGACCTGCGGCCCTTGCGGCGGCGTGGCCCGCCGGAGCTGATGCCGCTGGTGGGTGCGTTGAACCGGCTGATGGAGCGCCTGGGCGGGTCGATCAAACGGTCCGAAGATTTCATCGCCGAGGCCGCCCACAGAGTGCGCACACCGCTGGCCATCGTGCGCACGCAGGCCGAGATTGCCCTGCATTCGGTGGAGGAGGAGGCGCAGAAGCAGACGCTGCGCCGGGTGATCCGGGCGGTGGACGATTCCTCCCGCTCCGCCTCGCAGCTTTTGGACCACGCCATGGTGTCCTTCCGGGCCGATGATCTGACGCGCGAACGGGTGGATCTGGCGGGGTTGGCCCAAGGGGTGGCCGATGCACTGCGACCCACGGCAGAGATGAAGGACATCGACATCGCGATGGATCTGGACCGCGCGGCAGTCGAAGGCGACGCGATCCTGCTGCAGAACGCCCTGCGCAACGTGTTGGACAACGCCATCAAATATTCGCCTGCCGAGACGGTCGTGCACGTCGATGTGGCGGCACAGGACGGCGAGGCGCTGGTACGGGTGAGCGACCAGGGCGCGGGCTTCGGGGACGGCCCGGCCGCACATCTGGCAGAGCGGTTCACGCGCGGGGACAAGGTGGAGGGGATCGTCGGATCGGGCCTTGGCCTGACCATCGCGGACGAGGCGCTGCGCGCCCATGGCGGGCGGCTCGAACTGGGGTGTTCAGACGAAGGGAGCGGGGCATGTGTGCGGCTGATATTGCCTGCGGCCTGA